GGCGCGTGAGGCCGGTTTGGTAATATCCCAGGGCAATATGGCCGGCTTCTCGGAGCCAGGTTTGGATTTTGCGGAACTCAAAAGGTGAGGGCGCCATTATTCTCCCTCTTGCTCAATTTCGCGCCGGAGGGCGGCCAGGCGGGCCTCCACTTCTTCTAACGATTGGCGACCGGTGTAATTGCGGATGAGGGTTAAAATGCCGTCCAACTCCTGTTTCATAAGTTTCAATTTCTCTTCACGTTCGGCCTGAAACTTTTGGTAGTCTTCAACGGGAAGCACTACCGCCACCGGCTTATTTTTGTGTTTAATGGTGACAGGGTGGTCGGTAACCGATGCTTTGGTGAGGG
This portion of the Anaerolineae bacterium genome encodes:
- a CDS encoding type II toxin-antitoxin system Phd/YefM family antitoxin, translating into MDNKAKRALIQALTKASVTDHPVTIKHKNKPVAVVLPVEDYQKFQAEREEKLKLMKQELDGILTLIRNYTGRQSLEEVEARLAALRREIEQEGE